A window of the Kosakonia sp. BYX6 genome harbors these coding sequences:
- the flhB gene encoding flagellar biosynthesis protein FlhB, which yields MSEESDVEKTEEPTPHRKQKAREEGQIPRSKELSSMLMLLAGWALLLSGGSQFAHNLMQLLQTGLVLNRLSVMDPYSMFHQARYLLEMMGSAVLPILLGLFVTGIASPMLLGGVSLSSKSLKVDLTRLSLMQGLKRLFSAQVLSEMLKGCLKVALVACAFALYLYNNKAHFIQLVNESLPMAIAHAVSMIFDCLLMVIFFLLPVVSYDVFYQITSHLKKLRMSRQEIRDEFKQQEGDPHIKNRIKQMQRAAARSRMMADIPKADVIVNNPTHYSVALSYKEGGMGAPTVVAKGAGDIALKIREMGTLHRIPMLEAPPLARALYRHCDIGEQIPGELYSAVAEVLAWVYGLRRWRSSGGVPPKKPTDLAVPESMDFVHESAN from the coding sequence ATGTCTGAAGAAAGTGATGTAGAGAAAACAGAAGAACCCACACCCCACCGAAAGCAAAAAGCACGTGAAGAGGGGCAAATCCCCCGCTCCAAAGAGCTGAGCTCAATGTTGATGCTGCTGGCCGGTTGGGCGCTGTTGCTCTCTGGCGGTAGCCAGTTCGCCCACAACCTGATGCAACTGCTGCAAACCGGGCTGGTGCTGAACCGGCTTTCGGTGATGGACCCGTACTCGATGTTCCATCAGGCGCGTTATCTGCTGGAGATGATGGGTTCAGCGGTGCTGCCCATTTTGCTCGGGTTGTTCGTGACAGGAATTGCCTCGCCCATGTTGCTGGGCGGCGTGAGTCTTAGCAGCAAGTCACTGAAAGTCGATCTGACGCGACTCTCGCTGATGCAGGGGCTGAAACGGCTGTTTTCCGCCCAGGTTTTATCAGAAATGCTCAAAGGCTGCCTGAAGGTAGCGTTAGTAGCGTGCGCGTTCGCACTCTACCTCTACAACAACAAAGCGCATTTCATTCAACTGGTTAACGAGTCGCTGCCGATGGCGATTGCCCACGCGGTAAGCATGATTTTTGACTGTCTGCTGATGGTCATCTTTTTCCTGCTGCCGGTTGTCAGCTACGACGTGTTCTACCAGATAACGAGTCACCTGAAAAAGCTGCGCATGAGCCGCCAGGAGATTCGTGATGAATTTAAACAACAAGAAGGCGATCCGCACATTAAAAACCGCATCAAGCAGATGCAACGTGCGGCGGCCCGCAGCCGGATGATGGCTGATATCCCGAAAGCGGATGTCATCGTCAACAACCCGACGCACTACTCCGTTGCCCTTTCTTATAAAGAAGGCGGCATGGGTGCGCCAACGGTGGTGGCGAAAGGAGCCGGCGATATCGCCTTGAAAATACGTGAGATGGGAACGTTACACCGCATTCCCATGCTCGAAGCACCTCCGCTTGCCCGTGCCCTTTATCGCCATTGCGATATTGGCGAACAGATCCCGGGCGAGCTTTATAGCGCTGTCGCAGAAGTTCTGGCCTGGGTTTATGGCCTGCGACGCTGGCGCAGTAGCGGCGGCGTTCCGCCTAAAAAGCCCACGGACCTCGCGGTTCCTGAGTCGATGGATTTCGTACATGAGAGTGCAAACTGA